A stretch of DNA from Channa argus isolate prfri chromosome 7, Channa argus male v1.0, whole genome shotgun sequence:
CTATAGGGTGATGGTACTTATTTGGTTTTTTCACAAaatctatctttttttttaaaaaaataacaaatcaaagGGTGAAATACATGTAAAGGTACTAATAGTTTGAAAATTATAAGCGAATTATCTTGCATGTAGTGCCTTGAataagtattcataccccttttaacttttccacattttgtcacgttacaaccacaaacataaatgtattttatttggattctgtgtgatagaccaacacaaggTGGTACAtacattaatcagagaagcagccaagaggcccatgttaactctggaggagctgcacaTTACTGCACATCGCCCTCAACAaaccatccccaccgtgaaatgtggtggcagcatcatgttgtgaggatgcttttcttcagcagggacagggaagctggtcagagttgatgagaagatggatggagccaaataaaGGTAAATCTTAAAAGAAAACCTGTtggagtctgcaaaagacttgagactgcgGAGGAGGTTTAACTTCCAGCAGGACAGCAACCCTAAACATACacccagagctacaatggaatggtttagatcaaacaTGTTCATGTGTTggtgacccagtcaaagtccagacttaaatctgtggcaagacttcaattcctgttcacagatgctctccatccaatctgactgagcttgagataTTTAGCAAAGaagaaaattgaaaaattgGGGAAAAATTTCACTCTCTTCACAAAAGTCTTTTTGGGAATTTTAAGTATTAACGTGAGGGTTCAATACAAAAAATGCCAGTTTTTAGATATTTTCTAAAAGATTTGGGaaaccatttattattttcctttcactgcACAATTATGTTCCACTTTGTGCTGGTTTATCAATTAAAATCCCCAAGAATGTATTTACGTTTGTGTTTGTAACGTGCCAATGTGTAGACATTTTCAGGGggtatgaatacattttcaaggCACTGTAAGTAGTTTCATcaaaaaatttttaatttgacaatatttaaacagacaaagctttttttccacAGATCCATGCGTTTTTGTCAGTACAGTTCACTGATCTCCATCCTTGACTCTGAAGAGAAGTTGCACATCTACCGTTGACAGGAGGTTCATTCCATAAACTGAGGGAAAAACATGATGATTAGATGAAGGTTGATAGATTTTATGATTTCAGGTGTTTAGGAATGAGTCTCTTACTCATTAGTCAGATTAGTTCCATCGACCCACTTCCATCTCCCATCTTCAACTTTCAGACCAATCCAGTATCCAGAGATTCCTGCTTGTTTCCAACTGTTATCAGTGGTGAATTTCTGAGACCAatgcagagacacatcagagagatttaaacacaataaGCCCACAGTGATCTACACACTCAGTGTGTTgaggaaatgcattttcttttcatatagGCTGTAATAACAATCCTCATTTTTACCTTCTGTGCTTCATTAACTATAACAGCCAAATCTGAATTCTTTCCTGTGCAGTTTTCTCGAGCTTCTTCCCAGGTTTTCTGATCAGAACGTTCTGCGTTATTAACTGCATAGCAGCTGAACTGGTTATTGTTCCACCCCTGCTGACAAGCTTTACACGTCCTTCCTGAAACAAGAGACCAACAAACATCACTGCATGTTGATAATATTGTTGGTGGTTCTGGTTAATGTTTAAACCAAATTAATGGGATCTGATCATACTGTTATTATCTTTAGGACAGTATTGATCAATGCTCCACTGAGCTCTCGTGACATTGTCCTCCTTCCACTTTGTCTCCATGTCTCTTATTTGTTGTGTCAGGTTGTCCCTCTGTGATTCCAGCTCCTGGTTTTGTGCAGTCAGGTTTGTAATATTTCTCTCTAAGACAGAATAAGCTTGTGTCAGGTTTTCATACTGGACTTGCAGGTTGCTGTAGTTTCTGTTCAGTTCTTCATTTTCTGAGCTGAGTTGTTGGTTGCGATTTGTCAGGTTGACTTTGacatccagcagagctgtcagGTTGTCTTTTAACTGCTTCAGCTCATTTGCGTCACACGTCTGCTTTactgcaaatgtaaaataaaaattactttagttgttgtaatatttcagtttgttttgtccattttctgaAGCCATTTGCTGAGTGTTTTAgcattttccagtcttttgaaGTTACAGGCccttttgtgtttcctccatTTATGGAATCAACAAAtctcatgttaaa
This window harbors:
- the LOC137131062 gene encoding killer cell lectin-like receptor subfamily B member 1B allele A isoform X2, whose amino-acid sequence is MAEAEINYLSVVFKSNQNPSSKVIKEETVYDEVKGQSKSSKQTSDPNDKKEEETVYDEVKQQHKTSEQSADTKVPAGFSQDSDKIDEETRRPHCQCLACCLGILCVILLSGIIAMMVHQRNITNLTAQNQELESQRDNLTQQIRDMETKWKEDNVTRAQWSIDQYCPKDNNRRTCKACQQGWNNNQFSCYAVNNAERSDQKTWEEARENCTGKNSDLAVIVNEAQKKFTTDNSWKQAGISGYWIGLKVEDGRWKWVDGTNLTNDLWNEPPVNGRCATSLQSQGWRSVNCTDKNAWICGKKALSV
- the LOC137131062 gene encoding asialoglycoprotein receptor 1-like isoform X1, with the protein product MAEAEINYLSVVFKSNQNPSSKVIKEETVYDEVKGQSKSSKQTSDPNDKKEEETVYDEVKQQHKTSEQSADTKVPAGFSQDSDKIDEETRRPHCQCLACCLGILCVILLSGIIAMMVHLKQTCDANELKQLKDNLTALLDVKVNLTNRNQQLSSENEELNRNYSNLQVQYENLTQAYSVLERNITNLTAQNQELESQRDNLTQQIRDMETKWKEDNVTRAQWSIDQYCPKDNNRRTCKACQQGWNNNQFSCYAVNNAERSDQKTWEEARENCTGKNSDLAVIVNEAQKKFTTDNSWKQAGISGYWIGLKVEDGRWKWVDGTNLTNDLWNEPPVNGRCATSLQSQGWRSVNCTDKNAWICGKKALSV